The following proteins are co-located in the Podarcis raffonei isolate rPodRaf1 chromosome 5, rPodRaf1.pri, whole genome shotgun sequence genome:
- the LRRC15 gene encoding leucine-rich repeat-containing protein 15 → MDPRGRAPLLLLAGCLVLALAWAQCPEECACSRTAQVECSGPHILAMPSPLPANAMSLQVIGTQLTELGAGAFGNASLLIALRMEKNSLARLDPDTFRGLLSLRYLSLSSNRLQELPAGVFRSLDKLESLLLSGNQLLRLHPAHFSRLGTLKELQLHGNSLASVPPGAFDHLPSLLKLNLAKNRLSRLPPALFAHLGRLQVLRLYENQLAEVAPRAFAALPDLQELGLHQNRIRRLPDGLLSANRRLQKLHLSNNRLDTLPRGLLLELPELSRLSLFGNALRELLPATFGPMPRLKELWLYDNQLAQLPARVFANLTELQLLVLSRNRLRSVSPLAFEGLGELLEVSLHTNQLRTLNGETFQDLGKLQNISLQNNRLASLPERLFHSTPHLVNLQLQNNSLESLPAGIFEQLPRLREVKMHDNPWRCDDSLLALGRWLRENGARLGGSRPVCAWPPPLQGQPIAELEEEHFGLAQSPEATEGPTMATSSQAEVPDQDTSPETVMPTRAQPPLDHEGGSAEAEQEFSTAAPRVLSPGVAPAEGGIWGLTRTQTGVVVTCLVVGSALLVGTLLVAAVCGYRRKARRDLAKA, encoded by the coding sequence ATGGATCCGAGAGGCCGCGCCCCTCTTCTGCTGCTGGCAGGCTGCCTAGTGCTGGCCCTGGCGTGGGCTCAGTGCCCCGAGGAGTGCGCCTGCTCCCGGACAGCGCAGGTGGAGTGCTCGGGCCCCCACATCTTGGCCATGCCCAGCCCCCTGCCCGCCAATGCCATGAGCCTGCAGGTGATCGGCACCCAGCTGACGGAACTGGGGGCGGGGGCCTTTGGCAACGCCTCTCTGCTCATCGCTCTGCGGATGGAGAAGAACAGCCTGGCGCGCCTGGACCCAGACACCTTCCGGGGCCTGCTCTCCCTCCGCTACCTGAGCCTCTCCAGCAACCGCCTCCAGGAGCTGCCCGCCGGCGTCTTCCGCAGCCTTGACAAACTGGAGTCGCTCCTGCTCTCAGGGAACCAGCTCCTGCGCCTGCACCCGGCGCACTTCAGCCGCCTGGGCACCCTCAAGGAACTGCAGCTGCACGGCAACAGCCTGGCGTCCGTCCCTCCGGGGGCCTTCGACCACCTGCCCTCCCTCCTCAAGCTCAACCTGGCCAAGAACCGCCTCTCCCGCCTCCCGCCCGCCCTCTTCGCTCACCTGGGCCGCCTGCAGGTGCTGCGTCTCTATGAAAACCAGCTGGCCGAGGTAGCCCCTCGCGCCTTCGCCGCCCTCCCGGATCTGCAGGAGCTGGGCTTGCACCAGAACCGCATCCGGCGCTTGCCCGACGGGCTCCTCTCGGCCAACCGCCGGCTGCAGAAGCTCCACCTGTCCAACAACCGCCTGGACACCCTCCCGCGGGGGCTGCTTCTGGAGCTTCCTGAGCTCTCCCGTCTCTCACTCTTCGGCAACGCGCTCCGGGAGCTCCTGCCGGCCACTTTTGGCCCCATGCCGCGGCTGAAGGAGCTGTGGCTCTACGACAACCAGCTGGCCCAGCTGCCCGCCAGGGTCTTTGCCAACCTGACAGAGCTGCAGCTGCTGGTGCTGAGCAGGAACCGGCTGCGCTCCGTCTCCCCGCTGGCCTTTGAGGGGCTGGGGGAGCTGCTGGAGGTCTCCCTGCACACCAACCAGCTCCGCACCCTCAACGGGGAGACGTTCCAGGATCTGGGCAAGCTGCAGAACATCTCCCTGCAGAACAATCGGCTCGCCTCCCTGCCAGAGCGCCTCTTCCACAGCACGCCGCACCTGGTGAACCTCCAGCTGCAGAACAACTCCCTGGAGAGCCTCCCAGCGGGCATCTTTGAGCAGCTGCCCCGCCTGAGGGAGGTCAAGATGCACGACAACCCCTGGCGCTGCGACGATTCTCTGCTGGCCCTCGGGCGCTGGCTGAGGGAGAACGGTGCCCGCCTGGGGGGCAGCCGCCCTGTCTGCGCCTGGCCTCCCCCCTTGCAGGGGCAGCCCATTGCCGAACTGGAGGAGGAGCACTTTGGTCTGGCACAGAGCCCAGAGGCCACCGAGGGGCCGACCATGGCCACCTCCAGCCAGGCGGAGGTCCCTGACCAGGACACGAGCCCAGAGACCGTGATGCCCACGCGTGCCCAGCCGCCCCTGGACCACGAAGGTGGCAGCGCAGAGGCAGAGCAGGAGTTTTCCACGGCAGCCCCCAGGGTGCTCAGTCCAGGGGTTGCGCCGGCCGAGGGGGGCATCTGGGGCTTGACGCGCACCCAGACTGGGGTGGTGGTCACCTGCCTGGTGGTGGGCTCTGCCTTGCTCGTGGGGACGCTGCTGGTGGCAGCTGTCTGCGGGTACAGGAGGAAGGCCCGCCGGGACCTCGCCAAGGCGTAG